A window of the Cryptosporidium parvum Iowa II chromosome 7, whole genome shotgun sequence genome harbors these coding sequences:
- a CDS encoding clathrin assembly protein (transcripts identified by EST), with protein sequence MCGVSAIFILDINGKPIIGRNYKGDISESGVLDAFQQHVIEQEESCIKPIFSSKMITYCWIKYNNLYLVLLSRKNSNAIMMITFLYKLIEILKDYFKVLEEESIRDNFVVIYELLDEIMDNGFPQITEVKVLREYIKNEAHELSAASVLVQSRNSSSSIKPPSALSNVISWRPEGIKHKKNEIFLDVIEKVNMIIGSSGDVINSEIVGTLTMKSYLSGMPELKLGLNDRLGDASISTSNANRNSASSSNRNSILKNKSVEIEDIKFHQCVRLARFESDRTISFIPPDGQFELMSYRLTPSSNLKPLFKVDVNIENISATRIKYVIKVKGQYKARSVAKNTEIQIPVPSDVIIPTFKTSMGTVKYSPERDLIVWNIKTFSGQKEFTMTAIFDIPSIINETNTSKRPVTVGFEIPYFTISGLTIRYLKITEKSGYQALPWVRYITQNGNYEIRMP encoded by the coding sequence ATGTGTGGAGTTTCAgcaatttttattttagatATAAATGGGAAGCCAATAATAGGAAGGAACTATAAAGGCGATATTTCAGAAAGTGGAGTTTTAGATGCTTTTCAACAACATGTTATAGAACAGGAAGAATCTTGCATTAAACCAATTTTCTCTTCAAAAATGATTACATATTGTTGGATTAAATACAACAACTTGTATTTGGTATTACTTTCGagaaaaaattcaaatgcAATCATGATGATAACGTTTCTATATAAgttaattgaaattttaaaagattATTTCAAGGTTTTGGAGGAAGAAAGTATAAGAGATAACTTCGTAGTAATATATGAATTATTGGATGAGATAATGGACAACGGCTTTCCTCAGATAACAGAAGTCAAAGTTTTGCGtgaatatataaaaaatgaagCACATGAACTTTCAGCAGCATCCGTATTGGTGCAAAGTAGAAATAGCTCTTCATCTATAAAGCCACCTTCTGCATTATCGAATGTAATTTCTTGGAGACCAGAAGGAATAAAAcataaaaagaatgaaatatttctaGATGTAATTGAGAAAGTAAATATGATAATTGGTTCTAGTGGGGATGTAATAAATAGTGAGATTGTTGGAACATTAACAATGAAAAGCTACCTTTCTGGTATGCCAGAACTTAAGCTCGGATTAAATGATAGACTCGGCGATGCTTCCATTTCTACTAGCAATGCTAATCGTAATTCAGCCTCTAGTTCAAATAGAAACTccatattgaaaaataaatcagtTGAGATAGAGGATATCAAGTTTCATCAATGCGTAAGACTTGCGAGATTTGAGAGCGATAGGACGATTTCTTTTATCCCTCCCGATGGacaatttgaattaatgaGCTACAGATTAACTCCATCATCTAATTTAAAGCCACTATTTAAGGTTGatgtaaatattgaaaatatcaGTGCTACTCGTATAAAGTATGTTATCAAAGTTAAAGGCCAATATAAAGCAAGAAGTGTTGCAAAGAATACAGAAATTCAAATCCCAGTTCCGAGTGATGTTATAATACCTACTTTTAAAACATCAATGGGTACAGTCAAATATTCTCCTGAGCGTGATTTAATAGTATGGAATATTAAGACATTCTCTGGGCAGAAGGAATTTACAATGACCGCAATTTTCGATATTCCATCCATCATCAATGAGACAAATACAAGCAAACGTCCAGTAACAGTTGGCTTCGAAATTCCGTATTTCACAATTTCAGGTCTTACTATAAGATACTTGAAAATCACAGAGAAGAGCGGATATCAAGCTCTTCCATGGGTGAGATACATAACGCAGAATGGAAATTACGAAATAAGAATGCCATGA
- a CDS encoding serine/threonine protein phosphatase gives MTPQPSSTTISGTANGSNNDIDVDSIIAKLLEVRGSRPGKPVQLTEKEIRGICIKSREIFMSQPTLLELDAPIKICGDIHGQYYDLLRLFEYGGFPPDTNYLFLGDYVDRGKQSLETICLLFAYKIKYPENFFLLRGNHECASINRIYGFYDECKRRYNVKLWKTFTDCFNCLPVAAIIDEKILCMHGGLSPELHKLDQIRKIERPTDVPDTGLLCDLLWSDPEKDVRGWGENDRGVSFTFGHDVVEKFLRDHDMDLICRAHQVVEDGYEFFAKRQLVTLFSAPNYCGEFDNAGAMMSVDETLMCSFQILKPVEKKKLKP, from the coding sequence atgaCACCACAACCTTCATCTACTACAATATCAGGAACTGCGAATGGttctaataatgatattgaCGTAGACTCAATAATAGCCAAGCTATTAGAGGTGCGTGGTTCTCGTCCGGGGAAGCCAGTTCAACTTACAGAGAAAGAGATACGCGGAATATGTATTAAATCTCGTGAGATATTTATGAGCCAACCTACTTTACTTGAATTAGATGCACCTATTAAAATATGTGGAGACATACATGGACAATACTATGACTTACTTAGACTTTTTGAGTACGGTGGTTTCCCACCAGACactaattatttgtttcttGGAGATTATGTAGATAGAGGTAAACAGAGCTTGGAAACTATATGCCTTTTGTTTGCatacaaaataaaatatccggagaattttttcttattgaGAGGAAATCATGAGTGTGCATCTATCAATCGAATTTATGGATTCTACGATGAATGTAAAAGAAGGTATAATGTAAAGCTTTGGAAGACTTTTACAGATTGTTTTAATTGCTTACCCGTTGCTGCCATAATTGATGAGAAGATTCTTTGTATGCATGGCGGACTTTCTCCTGAATTACATAAATTGGATCAAATAAGAAAGATTGAAAGGCCTACAGATGTTCCAGACACGGGCTTGCTTTGCGATCTGTTGTGGTCTGATCCTGAAAAGGATGTAAGAGGATGGGGAGAAAATGATAGGGGTGTATCATTCACATTTGGTCACGATGTGGTTGAGAAATTTCTGAGAGATCATGATATGGATCTTATCTGCAGAGCCCATCAAGTGGTAGAGGATGGATATGAATTTTTTGCCAAACGACAGTTGGTCACCCTTTTTTCTGCCCCTAATTACTGTGGAGAATTTGATAATGCAGGTGCAATGATGTCTGTTGATGAAACGTTAATGTGTTCTTTCCAGATTTTAAAGCCTGTagagaaaaagaaactTAAACCGTAA
- a CDS encoding s-adenosylmethionine synthetase (SAM), producing MDSSRFSGNKSTYTDLQTTSEQFLFSSESVCSGHPDKLCDQISDAILDACLEQDPESFVACETCTKTGFIMVFGEITTKANVNYERVVRETVKEIGYDSEEKGLDYKTMDVIIKLEQQSNQIAGCVHVDKNVEDIGAGDQGMMFGYATNETKELMPLTHVLATSITRELDYIRVKGVSSRVGWLRPDGKAQVTVEYNCKHGVLIPKRIHTILVSVQHDENIENEEIREFVLENVIKKVCPSDLMDKETRILINPSGRFTIGGPAADAGLTGRKIIVDTYGGWGAHGGGAFSGKDATKVDRSGAYMARLVAKSIVFSGLCSRCLVQVSYGIGIARPLSLYINTFGTAKDGYNDAKLLEIVNKVFDFRPGILIKQLNLKSPIFKKTSSGGHFGRSEEEFLWEKPIILQ from the coding sequence ATGGATTCTTCGAGGTTTAGTGGAAATAAATCCACTTACACTGACTTACAGACTACTTCTGaacaatttttattttcttcagaGTCTGTTTGTAGTGGCCACCCAGATAAATTATGTGATCAGATTTCGGATGCAATCCTTGATGCGTGCTTGGAACAAGATCCAGAAAGCTTTGTAGCATGTGAAACATGCACAAAAACAGGGTTCATTATGGTTTTTGGTGAAATAACTACAAAGGCTAATGTAAATTACGAAAGAGTTGTAAGAGAAACAGTGAAAGAAATAGGATATGACTCTGAAGAAAAAGGGTTAGATTACAAAACTATGGATGTGATTATTAAGCTAGAACAACAAAGTAATCAAATTGCTGGGTGTGTACATGTAGATAAAAATGTAGAAGATATTGGAGCGGGTGACCAAGGAATGATGTTTGGTTATGCTACGAATGAAACAAAAGAACTCATGCCTCTGACGCACGTATTAGCTACATCTATTACAAGAGAGCTGGATTATATCAGAGTGAAAGGAGTATCTTCTCGGGTGGGTTGGCTGCGCCCTGATGGAAAGGCGCAAGTGACAGTAGAATATAACTGCAAACATGGCGTGCTCATTCCAAAAAGAATTCACACTATTTTAGTTTCGGTTCAGCATGATGAAAACATAGAAAACGAGGAAATTAGAGAATTTGTACTGGAGAatgtaattaaaaaagtATGCCCTTCAGATTTGATGGACAAAGAAACtagaatattaattaatccATCTGGCAGGTTTACAATTGGTGGGCCAGCAGCAGATGCTGGATTAACAGGGCGCAAGATAATTGTAGATACATACGGAGGATGGGGTGCTCATGGGGGTGGTGCATTTAGCGGGAAAGATGCAACTAAAGTAGATAGATCAGGTGCATATATGGCAAGGCTTGTTGCAAAGTCAATCGTCTTTTCCGGCTTGTGTAGCAGATGTTTGGTACAGGTTTCGTATGGAATTGGAATAGCAAGGCCTTTGTCACTGtatattaatacatttGGCACAGCGAAAGATGGGTATAATGACGCAAAACTACTGGAGATAGTTAATAAGGTATTTGATTTTAGGCCAGGAATTCTAATTAAGCAGCTAAACCTTAAATCTcctatttttaaaaagacATCAAGTGGCGGACATTTTGGACGATCAGAAGAAGAGTTTCTTTGGGAAAAGCCAATTATTTTACAATAG
- a CDS encoding TPR repeat protein, translating to MKTLELLSKAQALVNKFPPEYENANALFTQAIKLDPLNSNVLSAYGEFMCSIGNFESARELLEKSIKVNPYDDYVKYFSLAQILDGEESLSYWNNGIEVLQESIKIVEKKGNDKSCIERLDLMKNQLCSAYCAISELFMTDLCYSDEAESQVKENLAKASEIDDEHFETLCCKLAYFKTIDDFEECKKYVFKIKYILANKYNLSVEFNDFADELRNKDIILPEYSVRLNLSRTLIDLNETELAELVLSTLLKEDEEDWQIWYLLSWCSLVSEDVSGAIECFEMFEKYGNKHIQDIEFKQQFMSDLENLKLNIEKIKTCK from the coding sequence ATGAAGACattggaattattatcGAAGGCCCAGGCACTTGTCAATAAATTTCCTCCAGAATACGAAAATGCCAATGCTCTTTTTACTCAGGCTATCAAATTGGACCCATTAAACAGCAATGTTCTTTCTGCATATGGCGAATTTATGTGCTCAATCGGTAATTTTGAAAGTGCCAGGGAATTATTAGAGAAGAGTATAAAAGTTAATCCATATGACGACTATGTTAAGTATTTTAGCCTTGCTCAGATTTTAGATGGAGAAGAGTCTCTTTCTTATTGGAACAATGGCATAGAAGTACTCCAGGAAAGTATAAAAATAGTAGAGAAAAAGGGGAATGACAAGTCTTGTATTGAGAGGCTTGACTTAATGAAAAATCAGCTTTGTAGTGCTTATTGCGCTATTTCAGAATTATTCATGACTGATTTATGTTATAGTGATGAAGCAGAAAGCCAAGTAAAAGAGAATTTAGCAAAGGCGTCCGAAATTGATGACGAGCACTTCGAAACTTTATGTTGCAAATTGGCCTATTTTAAGACAATCGATGATTTTGAAGAGTGTAAAAAGTAtgttttcaaaataaagtatATATTAGCAAACAAGTATAATCTTTCTGTTGAATTCAATGATTTTGCTGAtgaattaagaaataaagaCATAATTTTACCTGAGTACTCTGTAAGATTGAACCTCTCTAGAACACTGattgatttaaatgaaaCTGAGTTGGCAGAGCTAGTTCTGAGCACATTGttaaaagaagatgaagaagattgGCAAATTTGGTATTTGCTGTCTTGGTGCAGTCTTGTTTCTGAAGATGTAAGCGGCGCAATAGAATGTTTTGAAATGTTTGAGAAGTATGGTAATAAACACATTCaagatattgaatttaaacaACAGTTTATGTCAGAccttgaaaatttaaagttaaatattgaaaaaataaaaacatGTAAGTAG
- a CDS encoding patatin like esterase — MISEREKLSRIDGKDLLCNESAKVPVSSANSDKQKSWSMKFGIYSKKTISDAQSNYLNQDLDSAMESNNKPRNCNTSSDLNTPNNNGNYSFWPNSFEDIQKGGSAVFNRLASRIEEGIQDLQSQIRPDFPKLPDSLEGKIPLGFSFSVSAMLIPYHLGVILELQEQGYITESTPLSGASGGSIAAICCALDISMYEAMEACISLYEDCRKNGTAGRLNEVLERELRKKLPDNVIELLNNRSEKGGQIIISFTQLLPVPKAHFVSDFNSKDDLIECILASSTIPFLSVPWPTFKCRGKPCVDGYFAVGRGELGCLPTNAIRTVKVCPLPSAGSSMKSNRSDVISPHIQSYDWILFSPDSNNNNEDFTRTRKWIRSLRPAGVNLKDFEQSLVDSMNTKESKINGIKEESFELRETFNSCYINNNPNFNAPPLMKYSNNELLRIAVDPPSSQVAWELFYIGRGDALRWIMMDRIRESSYKLMEPTYN, encoded by the coding sequence ATGATAAGTGAGAGAGAGAAGCTCTCAAGAATAGATGGAAAAGACTTATTGTGTAACGAAAGTGCTAAAGTACCGGTATCTTCAGCAAATAGTGACAAACAGAAGTCTTGGAGTATGAAATTTGGGATTTACAGCAAGAAGACAATTAGCGATGCCCAAAGCAACTATTTGAATCAAGATTTGGATAGTGCAATGGAATCCAATAATAAGCCAAGAAATTGTAATACAAGTTCTGATTTAAATActccaaataataatggaaattattctttctgGCCAAATTCTTTTGAGGATATCCAGAAAGGAGGTTCAGCAGTGTTTAATAGGTTGGCGTCAAGGATAGAAGAAGGAATTCAAGACTTACAGTCACAAATTAGGCCAGATTTCCCTAAACTTCCTGATAGTTTAGAGGGAAAAATTCCACTGGGATTTTCATTTAGTGTAAGCGCTATGTTAATTCCCTATCATCTTGGGGTTATACTAGAGCTGCAAGAACAGGGATACATTACAGAATCAACGCCATTATCTGGAGCATCTGGTGGCTCAATAGCTGCAATTTGTTGTGCTCTGGATATAAGTATGTATGAAGCAATGGAAGCCTGCATTTCGCTCTATGAGGATTGCAGAAAGAATGGTACAGCTGGGAGACTGAATGAAGTACTTGAACGCGAGCTTAGGAAAAAGCTCCCTGATAATGTAATTGAACTCTTGAATAATAGATCGGAAAAAGGAGGGCAAAtcataatttcttttacGCAACTCCTTCCTGTTCCTAAGGCTCATTTTGTCTCCGATTTTAATTCTAAGGATGATTTAATAGAGTGCATTTTAGCAAGTTCAACAATTCCATTTCTTTCAGTCCCTTGGCCTACATTCAAATGTAGAGGAAAGCCATGTGTAGATGGATATTTTGCTGTAGGAAGAGGTGAATTGGGATGCCTTCCAACTAATGCTATTAGGACAGTAAAAGTCTGTCCTTTACCTTCAGCTGGGTCTTCTATGAAATCAAATAGATCTGATGTTATCTCACCCCACATTCAATCTTATGACTGGATACTATTTAGTCCTGATtctaataacaataatgaAGACTTCACAAGAACAAGAAAATGGATAAGAAGTCTTAGGCCAGCCGGAGTAAATCTAAAAGATTTCGAGCAAAGCTTAGTAGACAGTATGAACACCaaagaaagtaaaataaACGGtataaaagaagaaagttTCGAACTGAGAGAAACATTCAACTCATGctatataaataataaccCAAATTTTAACGCTCCTCCACTTATGAAGTATTCCAACAATGAGCTTTTGCGCATTGCAGTAGATCCTCCGTCATCTCAAGTAGCATGGGAACTATTTTACATTGGTAGAGGTGATGCATTGAGATGGATAATGATGGATAGAATTAGGGAAAGTTCGTATAAGCTTATGGAACCTACATACAATTAG
- a CDS encoding RAD24/Rf-C activator 1 AAA+ ATpase, which produces MSLWANKFEPKTAQELLVNKHKIIEVKSFLENSFISANSINGSKKNILIIFGPNGAGKTTILRCLCNNNIKILEWDPPTIINEGLGASFYRFIFNSVFFSKSNLNEKVLVLIKDLPFTLLQHNTQVLIEIRHFLSKIILNDSSIIPIVFIAGEDRNSRQFLKSILPGELDIYTENSTDKKLAKQIKIVRVNPFPSTVVKSRLKHILNIKKIFVGVGEGNLIEEIVQTSNGDLFHAISQLQFYFEGNQDIFVKNNLRDLTANTEFFLSGKKRSNHLNYRDKPYQTPNSTLSNFGKEPVYNIFRTIGKILYNKREENTNKLRLESLQNACTKRTKIDSEFLNAWNNRAGLVEYINNENNLHCAYYCEGFKDINEHFLNIHITQQDFLKGKLTFDIEELLLYSGLEDSSLILLLQENYIPFIGNCADIIMCSDIFTWSDVYTSDLNSENFFSSISASCIARTILFFNSKPLNPCSPDCQIQSDLKVGFSKNNFSLWKKQEDLQNKRLKISNLVEKPKKATFKWHPKKPALKSFISNLEHLKEDYKILIGKCLPFFTARDNYMNLFFSNTIFTEVFPYLSCFFAVKHNSFSQNNTINNELINFIVNWNKYSKYIPIPQINSINSAGVGLENGSKLYHYDSSFNTSYCEYLSDEQLVSILETFDVENLQSNPTINNCFESRNSNYSNNNTINLASSSDESIDDYSE; this is translated from the coding sequence ATGTCTCTTTGGgctaataaatttgaacCAAAAACGGCACAGGAGCTGTTAGTGAACAAACACAAAATAATAGAGGTAAAAAGTTTTTtagaaaattcatttatatCAGCTAACTCAATTAATGgttcaaaaaaaaatattttgatcaTTTTCGGTCCTAATGGTGCAGGGAAAACAACAATTTTGCGTTGCCtatgtaataataatattaaaatccTCGAATGGGACCCTCCAACGATAATTAATGAAGGACTTGGAGCAAGCTTTTATcgttttatttttaattctgtatttttttctaagtcaaatttgaatgaaaagGTTTTAGTGCTAATTAAGGATCTTCCATTTACATTATTACAACATAATACACAAGTATTGATTGAAATAAGACattttttatcaaaaattattcttaatgACTCTTCTATCATACCAATTGTATTTATAGCAGGCGAGGATAGAAATAGTAGGCAATTCTTGAAATCAATACTCCCTGGAGAGCTTGATATTTATACTGAAAATTCTACAGACAAAAAGCTTGCTAAGCAAATCAAGATTGTAAGGGTAAATCCATTTCCATCAACTGTAGTAAAATCTAGGTTGAAGCATATTTTaaacattaaaaaaatattcgTTGGAGTGGGTGAAGGTAatttaatagaagaaattgTTCAAACTTCTAATGGTGACTTATTTCATGCAATTTCACAGCTTCAATTCTACTTTGAAGGAAACCAAGATATTTTTGTGAAAAATAACTTAAGGGACTTGACAGCCAATACAGAATTTTTCTTATCTGGGAAAAAACGCAGTAATCACCTGAATTATCGTGACAAGCCTTACCAAACTCCGAATTCAACTCTTAGTAATTTTGGTAAAGAACCTGTGTACAATATATTTAGAACAATAGGGAAAATATTGTATAACAAGCGTGAAGAAAACACAAACAAACTTAGACTAGAATCCCTACAAAACGCATGTACAAAACGTACAAAAATTGATTCAGAATTTTTGAATGCCTGGAATAATAGAGCTGGATTAgtagaatatattaataatgagaaTAATTTGCATTGTGCGTATTATTGTGAAGGCTTTAAAGACATAAATGAgcattttttaaatattcatattacTCAACAAGATTTCTTAAAAGGAAAGCTAACATTTGACATAGAAGAGCTATTGCTTTATTCAGGATTAGAGGATAGctcattaattttattgctTCAGGAGAATTACATTCCATTTATTGGTAACTGCGCTGATATCATTATGTGCTCCGATATTTTTACTTGGTCAGATGTTTATACTAGTGACTTAAATTCCGAAAACTTCTTCTCGTCAATTTCAGCATCTTGCATTGCGAGAAccatattatttttcaattcaaaGCCATTAAATCCATGCTCACCAGATTGTCAAATACAAAGCGATTTAAAAGTAGGattttcaaagaataaCTTTTCGCTTTGGAAGAAACAGGAAGATTtacaaaataaaagattaaaaattaGCAATTTAGTCGAAAAACCAAAGAAAGCTACATTTAAATGGCATCCAAAGAAACCTGCTTTAAAATCATTCATTTCCAATTTAGAGCACTTGAAAGAAGATTATAAAATCTTAATAGGAAAATGCTTGCCTTTTTTTACGGCAAGAGATAATTACATGAATTTGTTTTTCAGCAACACCATATTTACGGAAGTATTTCCATATTTGAGTTGCTTTTTTGCAGTAAAACATAATAGCTTTTCTCAGAATAATactataaataatgaactaattaattttatagtAAATTGGAATAAATACAGCAAGTATATTCCTATACCACAAATAAACTCGATAAACAGCGCAGGCGTAGGTTTGGAGAATGGCTCAAAGTTATATCACTATGATAGTAGTTTTAATACATCTTATTGCGAATATTTAAGCGATGAACAATTAGTAAGTATTTTAGAAACATTTGATGTAGAAAATCTCCAAAGTAATCCAACAATAAACAACTGCTTTGAATCTAGAAATTCAAACTATAGCAATAACAACACAATTAATTTAGCCAGCTCTTCTGATGAGTCAATAGACGATTATTCTGAATAA